The genomic stretch GGTATGGTTTCCTCATCGGATATTCGAAGAATACCTTTATTTGACGCGGCCTTTTCGCTCATTACATAAACTTCCTCATTTTCAAACGCATTTTTCGGGTTTATGGAATCTCTATTGTCAGGACGGCTGCCGTTGACTGTTTCTCGGTTCACTATCTTGAATAAGTCAAATAGTTAAAAAATCAAAACACTTTTTTAAATGTTAGACAGATTAATTGTGCCATGTACTAAAATATATTGTACCGTCGGGAGCTACTACGGGTGCTGTATTTGCAGTACCAACAACCGAAAACTGCCATTTTAATGTACCATTGGAATTAAAGGCATATAGTTTGTTAGCTAATACCATGTAGATAGTTCCATCAGCACTTACAACGGACGCACAGCCTTCGAACTGTGTCGTAGAGCTCCAGTTGAGACCACCGTAGGAGTTAATCGCATAGAGGATATTTTTATTCGGTACGGCATCGTATAAATCAACATAGATCGTCCCATCAGTTCCGGTTGCCGGAGGAGAACCAAAAACGATATAAGCTCCAAATTCATGAGTCCAATAAAATGAACCATACGGATTAAAAGCATAAAGGGTGTTGGCAACATTACCACTTAATATGATATAGACAGTCCCATTCGGAGCGATGATCGGGGGCGATGCGAAACCAATATAGTCTGTACCATTGAATATCGTAGAAGAAAATTGCAGTACACCGACTGATGAAAACGCATAAAGCATGTTATTGCCAGCCTCAATGTAAATAGTATCATTGATGCCGACAGCCGGTGCTGAGCTGAATGAATCGGTTGAATCGCTCCATTGAAGTGCACCAGTCGGACTGAGTGCGTAAAGGCTACCATTAACTGTTAAGAAGATAGTGCCATTGCTTCCTACAAC from Deltaproteobacteria bacterium encodes the following:
- a CDS encoding PQQ-binding-like beta-propeller repeat protein yields the protein YAINPNGTLKWNYTTKNMSPSSPAIGLDGTIYFSSSLRTWNRESSFLYAMSPTGSVVWEVPLSNISENSPSPVIGTDGTIYAACNGSGTLCDFNSAGALQWTYVTNGFILSSPVVGSNGTIFLTVNGSLYALSPTGALQWSDSTDSFSSAPAVGINDTIYIEAGNNMLYAFSSVGVLQFSSTIFNGTDYIGFASPPIIAPNGTVYIILSGNVANTLYAFNPYGSFYWTHEFGAYIVFGSPPATGTDGTIYVDLYDAVPNKNILYAINSYGGLNWSSTTQFEGCASVVSADGTIYMVLANKLYAFNSNGTLKWQFSVVGTANTAPVVAPDGTIYFSTWHN